From Ancylobacter pratisalsi, one genomic window encodes:
- the fabA gene encoding 3-hydroxyacyl-[acyl-carrier-protein] dehydratase FabA, with protein MVERQSSYTYEELLACGRGELFGAGNAQLPAPPMLMFDRITEISEDGGPNGKGHVRAELDINPDLWFFACHFIGDPVMPGCLGLDALWQLVGFHLGWLGSPGRGRALGAGEIKFSGQVLPTVKKVVYGIDFKRVMRSKLVLGIADGWLEADGEVIYRAGDLKVGLFQT; from the coding sequence ATGGTGGAGCGGCAGTCGAGCTACACATATGAGGAACTGCTCGCCTGTGGGCGGGGCGAACTTTTCGGGGCGGGCAATGCGCAGCTTCCCGCGCCGCCCATGCTGATGTTCGACCGTATCACCGAGATTTCCGAGGATGGCGGCCCGAACGGCAAGGGGCACGTGCGCGCCGAGCTGGATATCAACCCGGATCTCTGGTTCTTCGCCTGCCACTTCATCGGCGATCCGGTGATGCCGGGCTGCCTGGGGCTGGACGCGCTGTGGCAGCTCGTAGGGTTCCATCTCGGCTGGCTCGGTTCGCCCGGCCGCGGGCGCGCGCTCGGCGCCGGGGAGATCAAGTTCTCCGGGCAGGTGCTGCCGACCGTGAAGAAGGTGGTCTACGGCATCGACTTCAAGCGCGTCATGCGCTCCAAGCTCGTTCTCGGCATCGCGGATGGCTGGCTGGAAGCCGATGGCGAGGTGATTTACCGCGCGGGCGATCTGAAGGTCGGGCTGTTCCAGACCTGA
- the fabI gene encoding enoyl-ACP reductase FabI, whose protein sequence is MSLMQGKRGLIMGVANDHSIAWGIARAVAGQGAELAFTYQGEALGRRVKPLAESLGSNTVLPCDVEDLESVDAVFAALKEKWGTIDFLVHAIGFSDKNELKGSYANTTRANFTRTMVISCFSFTELAKRAAALMPNGGSLITLTYGGSTRVMPNYNVMGVAKAALEASVRYLAADYGPQGIRVNAISAGPIRTLAGAGIGDARLMFNYQKQHAPLRRTVSIDEVGGAALYLMSDLSSGVTGEIHFVDSGYNIISMPHPDALKVIEDAVEAGIAAAD, encoded by the coding sequence ATGAGCCTGATGCAGGGCAAGCGCGGCCTCATTATGGGCGTCGCGAACGATCACTCCATTGCCTGGGGCATAGCCAGGGCCGTGGCGGGGCAGGGCGCCGAGCTCGCCTTTACCTACCAGGGTGAGGCGCTGGGCCGGCGGGTGAAGCCGCTCGCCGAGAGCCTGGGCAGCAACACCGTGCTGCCCTGTGACGTCGAGGACCTCGAATCGGTCGACGCCGTCTTCGCCGCGCTGAAGGAAAAATGGGGCACGATCGACTTTCTGGTCCATGCCATCGGCTTCTCCGACAAGAACGAGCTCAAGGGCAGTTACGCCAACACCACCCGCGCGAACTTCACGCGCACCATGGTGATTTCCTGCTTCTCGTTCACCGAGCTGGCCAAGCGCGCCGCGGCGCTGATGCCCAATGGCGGCTCGCTCATCACCCTCACCTATGGCGGCTCCACGCGGGTGATGCCGAACTACAACGTGATGGGCGTCGCCAAGGCGGCGCTTGAGGCCAGCGTGCGTTACCTCGCCGCCGATTACGGTCCGCAGGGCATTCGGGTCAACGCCATCTCCGCCGGCCCGATCCGCACCCTCGCCGGTGCGGGCATTGGCGATGCGCGGCTGATGTTCAACTACCAGAAGCAGCACGCCCCGCTCCGCCGCACCGTGTCCATCGACGAGGTCGGCGGTGCCGCGCTGTACCTGATGTCCGACCTCTCCTCCGGGGTGACGGGCGAGATTCACTTCGTCGATTCGGGCTACAACATCATCTCCATGCCGCATCCCGACGCGCTGAAGGTGATCGAGGACGCGGTCGAGGCCGGCATCGCGGCGGCGGACTAG
- the fabB gene encoding beta-ketoacyl-ACP synthase I yields MRRVVVTGMGIVSSIGNSTQEVLASLREGKSGISRAESYVEHGFRSQVHGAPQLDPTEVLDRRAMRFHGGGTAWNHIAMDQAIRDSGLEAHEISNERTGLVMGSGGPSTRTIVEAADITRKNHSPKRIGPLAVPKAMSSTASATLSTWFKIKGASYSISAACATTNICIGNAAEMIQYGKQDVMFAGGCEDLDWTLSCLFDAMGAMSSDYNDRPAVASRPYDKNRDGFVISGGAGVLVLEELEHAKARGARIYAEIVGYGTSSDGADMVAPSGEGAERAMKLALAGVNGPIDYINPHATSTPVGDLKEIEAIRAVFGDKCPPISATKALTGHSQGATGVHEAIYSILMMQNGFIAASAHIEEIDPAFADMPITRERIDNVKLGRVLSNGFGFGGANAVLVLQHPDA; encoded by the coding sequence ATGCGCCGCGTGGTCGTAACCGGAATGGGCATCGTCTCATCGATCGGCAACTCCACCCAGGAGGTGCTGGCCTCGCTGCGCGAGGGCAAGAGCGGCATCTCCCGTGCGGAGAGCTATGTCGAACACGGCTTCCGCAGCCAGGTGCACGGCGCGCCGCAGCTCGACCCGACCGAGGTGCTCGACCGCCGCGCCATGCGCTTCCACGGCGGCGGTACCGCCTGGAACCACATCGCCATGGACCAGGCGATCCGCGATTCGGGGCTTGAGGCGCACGAGATCTCCAACGAGCGCACCGGCCTCGTCATGGGTTCGGGTGGCCCGTCCACCCGCACCATCGTCGAAGCTGCCGACATTACCCGGAAGAACCACAGCCCCAAGCGCATCGGGCCGCTGGCGGTGCCCAAGGCGATGAGCTCGACCGCCTCGGCGACGCTCTCGACCTGGTTCAAGATCAAGGGCGCGAGCTACTCGATCTCGGCCGCCTGCGCGACCACCAACATCTGCATCGGCAACGCCGCCGAGATGATCCAGTACGGCAAGCAGGACGTCATGTTCGCCGGCGGCTGCGAGGATCTCGACTGGACGCTGTCCTGCCTGTTCGACGCCATGGGCGCGATGTCCTCGGACTATAATGACCGCCCGGCCGTGGCCTCGCGCCCCTATGACAAGAACCGCGACGGCTTCGTCATCTCCGGCGGCGCCGGCGTGCTGGTGCTGGAAGAGCTGGAGCATGCCAAGGCGCGCGGCGCGCGCATCTATGCCGAGATCGTCGGCTATGGCACCTCCTCCGACGGCGCCGACATGGTCGCCCCTTCCGGCGAGGGCGCGGAGCGCGCGATGAAGCTGGCGCTGGCCGGCGTCAACGGCCCGATCGACTACATCAACCCGCACGCGACCTCCACGCCGGTCGGCGATCTCAAGGAGATCGAGGCGATCCGCGCGGTGTTCGGCGACAAGTGCCCGCCGATCTCCGCCACCAAGGCGCTCACCGGCCACTCGCAGGGCGCCACCGGCGTGCACGAGGCGATCTATTCGATCCTGATGATGCAGAACGGCTTCATCGCCGCGAGCGCGCATATCGAGGAGATCGACCCGGCCTTCGCCGACATGCCGATCACCCGCGAGCGTATCGACAACGTGAAACTCGGCAGGGTGCTGTCCAACGGCTTCGGCTTTGGCGGTGCCAATGCGGTGCTGGTGCTCCAGCATCCGGATGCCTGA
- a CDS encoding DUF1295 domain-containing protein has protein sequence MVFIQQFLVIETFAVLGVILSLTDRHRRAVFVVGFLVMLPSAALIALHGAGAPWRRWLIVALVALYVGRMCAVLLAWFATTGAAKLDTPSLAMRIALPLVLTNTAGWLYCAPFYWASERGGGFDAWDGAALGLYGLGTVIHVTADWQKHAFRRDSANRGKLLERGLWGLCRHPNYAGDTLVYVSFAVLSGSLFGLVAPAAVVLQYAFDAIPRNEAMNAARHGEVWHAYARRVKVFIPFIL, from the coding sequence ATGGTGTTCATCCAGCAGTTTCTGGTCATCGAGACCTTCGCCGTTCTTGGTGTGATCCTGTCGCTGACGGATCGTCACCGGCGCGCGGTGTTCGTCGTCGGCTTTCTCGTCATGCTGCCCAGCGCGGCCCTCATCGCGCTTCACGGCGCGGGTGCGCCCTGGCGGCGCTGGCTGATCGTGGCGCTGGTCGCCCTTTATGTCGGCCGGATGTGTGCGGTGCTCCTCGCCTGGTTCGCCACGACGGGCGCCGCCAAGCTCGACACCCCGTCGCTGGCGATGCGCATCGCCCTGCCGCTGGTTCTCACCAACACCGCCGGCTGGCTCTACTGCGCGCCGTTCTATTGGGCGAGCGAGCGGGGCGGGGGCTTCGATGCATGGGATGGGGCGGCGCTCGGGCTCTATGGCCTCGGCACCGTGATCCACGTCACCGCCGACTGGCAGAAGCACGCCTTCCGCCGCGACAGCGCCAATCGCGGAAAGCTGCTGGAGCGCGGGCTTTGGGGGCTGTGCCGCCATCCCAATTACGCCGGTGACACGCTGGTCTATGTGTCGTTCGCGGTGCTCTCGGGCTCCCTCTTCGGGCTGGTGGCGCCGGCTGCCGTCGTGCTGCAATACGCCTTCGACGCCATCCCGCGGAACGAGGCGATGAACGCCGCGCGCCATGGCGAGGTCTGGCAC